The following are encoded together in the Culex pipiens pallens isolate TS chromosome 1, TS_CPP_V2, whole genome shotgun sequence genome:
- the LOC120415035 gene encoding uncharacterized protein LOC120415035, which yields MGKIVLTLLAIAVCADATFNVGSLLGLLRPPVPRVAHPPPVPVYPAAPVLPGYASYYRQAPQVVPQARVVNQPVVYAQRPAAVSSYYRQPVATPQVTSIVIPPAVQTTSTVLSTSFTGQQQPLSFGSFGSQEPLSFASFGSQEPLNFGSSFGSQEPLKLTSFGSQEPLTFTSFGSQEPLKISSFGSQEPLSFTSFGSQQPISFTDFGSKAPEPAISITPSNSLSFSFTDSAASSAATAGSNVYSVETVKSDGHSYSLAPEHYTVEKTIAPVTTIESFEEAHHADVPESPQANFVQELSLRGSEEPLDVQAIAGASATVEVDGKAVEEPTASKVVQTEAAAVEPEEPITLPVVAEAPAVEEVAEVAQVSVQDQKTETRFQAEQHQQQFQQQQPQAIAAVQLNQAEITEQILKQAIPNVVNRVSGHIIQQAIPLVVDRAVPQVVYQVGSAVAQQAYKQSEPVQIVTPLNTHQQNHQKQNEKVFVMYATSAPDNQQFENVFNKNNQYDVAENLVVPIGNRNQQQQQQQQSQFQITRGIQAGSGTQEQRQNTAYFNQQIVSNFQRENALLKQQQGGVIGDNGGQGATFEQIQQSYPGLLQRNKRKPEA from the exons ATGGGGAAG ATTGTTCTGACTCTGTTGGCGATCGCCGTCTGTGCGGATGCAACGTTCAACGTGGGTTCGCTGCTTGGTCTGCTACGACCTCCGGTGCCTCGGGTAGCTCACCCGCCACCAGTTCCAGTGTATCCGGCAGCGCCGGTTCTGCCCGGGTATGCGTCGTACTACCGGCAAGCTCCCCAGGTAGTTCCTCAGGCTCGTGTAGTCAACCAACCTGTGGTCTACGCGCAGAGGCCTGCCGCCGTCTCTTCCTACTACCGTCAACCGGTGGCCACTCCACAGGTCACTTCGATTGTGATTCCTCCAGCGGTTCAGACCACTTCGACGGTACTGTCGACGTCCTTCACCGGTCAACAGCAGCCACTGTCTTTCGGAAGCTTCGGATCTCAGGAACCTCTGTCTTTTGCTAGCTTCGGATCCCAGGAACCTCTGAATTTCGGATCCAGCTTCGGATCCCAGGAACCTCTGAAGCTCACCAGTTTCGGATCCCAGGAACCTCTGACTTTTACCAGCTTCGGATCCCAGGAACCTCTGAAGATCTCCAGCTTCGGATCCCAGGAACCTCTGTCCTTCACCAGCTTCGGATCCCAGCAGCCAATCTCCTTCACCGACTTCGGATCCAAAGCGCCAGAGCCCGCAATTTCCATTACTCCGTCGAATTCCCTATCATTCTCCTTTACGGACAGTGCCGCGTCTTCCGCTGCCACTGCCGGAAGCAATGTATACTCGGTAGAAACGGTCAAGTCCGATGGTCACTCCTACTCTCTGGCACCGGAGCACTACACCGTCGAGAAGACGATCGCTCCGGTCACCACAATCGAATCCTTCGAGGAAGCTCACCACGCAGATGTCCCGGAATCTCCCCAAGCCAACTTTGTCCAGGAACTGTCACTGCGAGGATCGGAAGAACCTCTGGACGTGCAAGCCATTGCCGGTGCTTCCGCTACCGTCGAAGTAGACGGCAAAGCCGTCGAGGAACCCACCGCTTCCAAAGTAGTTCAAACTGAAGCAGCTGCCGTAGAACCGGAAGAACCAATCACTCTGCCTGTTGTAGCCGAAGCTCCTGCCGTGGAGGAAGTAGCCGAGGTGGCCCAAGTTTCCGTCCAAGATCAGAAGACCGAGACCCGCTTCCAAGCTGAACAACACCAACAACAATTCCAGCAACAGCAACCCCAAGCGATCGCCGCCGTCCAACTCAACCAAGCGGAAATCACCGAGCAGATCCTCAAGCAGGCCATCCCCAACGTCGTCAACCGGGTGTCCGGACACATCATCCAGCAGGCCATCCCTCTCGTCGTAGACCGTGCCGTCCCGCAGGTCGTCTACCAGGTCGGCTCCGCCGTCGCCCAGCAAGCCTACAAGCAGTCCGAACCCGTCCAGATCGTAACCCCGCTCAACACCCACCaacaaaaccaccaaaaacaaaacgaaaaggTCTTCGTCATGTACGCCACGTCAGCCCCCGACAACCAGCAGTTCGAAAACGTCTTCAACAAAAACAACCAATACGACGTCGCGGAAAACCTGGTCGTCCCCATCGGAAACCGTaaccaacagcaacaacaacaacaacaatcccaATTCCAAATCACCCGCGGCATCCAAGCAGGCTCGGGCACGCAGGAGCAGCGTCAAAACACCGCCTACTTCAACCAGCAAATTGTCAGCAACTTTCAGCGGGAAAATGCGCTGCTGAAGCAGCAACAAGGTGGCGTTATTGGCGACAACGGCGGCCAGGGTGCCACCTTCGAGCAGATCCAGCAAAGCTACCCGGGACTGCTGCAGCGGAACAAGCGAAAACCGGAGGCTTAA